In Paenibacillus sp. G2S3, a single window of DNA contains:
- a CDS encoding ABC transporter substrate-binding protein, translating to MKKPAVTIIIAIFFLSIIYMLYSEYFRPDVSGPQGLQNANAANERAGDAPEPFVTLKVIMPGDLSARMGDFVENELNERLKKDLNMKLELTYIPWSNYQQKLELALSTGEKYDLFWYGASFVTVYKGYIQPLDELLDRYGQDLIKHIPEENFKQNVIDGKLWAIPSQAFTSAGKFSSVMVRQDLLEKVGMSEIKTIADLELFYERMQVIDPSYYGYLETDRGHEMLWRELTDRNYSSLDERLLFMVDEDSGEILSYVESDLYKKVAHLRESWVKMGIIDKNLVGNPAAKIDQENAGKLLFRVGAVSRAMENLQTVRNADPNARLREYYLAKEKPKFITTPSNEAFMITAAAENPERAMMFMNWILQTQENYNFIIYGVQGKDYELEKGKIKQLTNDQLMYEWMWRNKDYFIAPASVEDDIIHDLLKNDENSRISRLFGFHFNEASVKNEIAQVMAVYKEKFEPINFGLANYEEYYQDAITDLKKAGFDVVYTELKKQFSEFERGHPDAEPGFERTIDHE from the coding sequence ATGAAGAAGCCCGCTGTCACTATTATAATTGCGATCTTTTTCCTATCTATAATCTACATGCTGTACAGCGAATATTTCCGCCCGGACGTGTCCGGTCCGCAAGGTTTACAGAATGCTAATGCAGCAAATGAACGGGCGGGAGATGCGCCGGAACCCTTCGTCACCTTGAAGGTAATTATGCCTGGCGATTTGTCGGCACGAATGGGTGATTTCGTTGAAAATGAATTGAATGAGAGGCTTAAAAAAGATTTAAATATGAAGCTTGAATTGACTTATATCCCATGGTCCAATTATCAGCAAAAACTGGAGCTGGCCTTATCCACTGGAGAAAAATATGATCTGTTCTGGTATGGCGCATCATTCGTCACTGTTTATAAAGGTTATATTCAGCCTCTAGATGAGCTTCTGGATCGATATGGCCAGGATCTTATTAAACACATCCCCGAAGAAAATTTTAAGCAGAACGTGATCGATGGCAAGCTTTGGGCGATACCGTCTCAGGCATTTACGTCTGCGGGGAAATTCTCTTCAGTTATGGTCCGCCAGGATCTGCTGGAGAAGGTCGGCATGTCAGAAATTAAGACAATCGCTGATTTGGAACTGTTTTATGAAAGAATGCAGGTGATAGATCCAAGTTATTATGGCTATCTGGAAACAGACCGAGGGCATGAAATGTTGTGGCGTGAATTGACAGACCGAAACTACTCTTCATTGGATGAGCGGCTGTTATTTATGGTTGATGAGGATTCTGGAGAAATTTTGAGTTATGTGGAGTCTGATTTATACAAAAAAGTAGCCCATTTACGAGAGTCATGGGTGAAGATGGGAATCATCGACAAGAATTTGGTGGGTAATCCGGCAGCAAAGATCGATCAGGAGAATGCAGGTAAGCTTCTTTTCCGGGTAGGTGCAGTATCGAGGGCGATGGAGAACCTGCAAACGGTACGGAATGCCGATCCAAATGCGAGGCTTCGCGAGTATTATCTTGCTAAGGAGAAGCCAAAGTTTATCACTACCCCAAGTAACGAAGCCTTTATGATTACGGCCGCAGCGGAAAATCCTGAACGCGCAATGATGTTTATGAATTGGATTCTGCAAACCCAAGAGAATTATAATTTTATTATTTATGGAGTACAGGGAAAGGATTATGAACTTGAAAAGGGGAAAATTAAGCAATTAACGAATGACCAGCTGATGTACGAATGGATGTGGCGTAATAAGGACTATTTTATCGCACCTGCCAGTGTAGAGGACGATATTATCCATGACTTGCTCAAGAATGACGAAAACTCCCGCATTTCCAGACTATTCGGATTTCATTTCAATGAGGCGTCTGTCAAGAATGAGATAGCGCAGGTAATGGCTGTATATAAGGAAAAATTCGAGCCAATCAATTTTGGATTAGCCAATTATGAAGAATATTATCAAGATGCAATTACAGATCTTAAGAAGGCAGGCTTTGACGTTGTTTATACTGAATTAAAGAAGCAGTTCTCAGAATTTGAGCGCGGGCATCCAGATGCTGAACCCGGCTTTGAGAGGACAATTGATCATGAGTAG
- a CDS encoding histidine kinase encodes MSRFSIFTKLIATLLILLIPILLLFAVSNRTSKDVLTEEIIKVKQYQIETFANQLDQLFFRLDTYKKMLYESTDVRNLAYPDLLDDVLDKYRTNRTVSEEINRLAGYGDWKAVIAVLYPRTGIVIKSNSSLNALPKVLPAQDTFWQYYSDSNEDYFLGILSYPEKSAESGEAHMRVVLKFGVAELRRALSEFKTNGSGDPFLYHPGMDPIYNYSVNVNQIDEFLPRLGEIDHSLESGYMLLKSDKTRFQVHYQKLESLGWYLVDYVPISNIMAPISRNQTMFYVISGMLLFMGAYLAFVMYRNIQIPFRKLFKNMNLIEKGIYSVRMVDKPEGEYRLLYEKFNSMASKIEELIEDVYKEQLRSKDATLKQLQSQINPHFLYNTLAYIKSMIELNEDQAAVSMTMNLSKYYRYTTKTGNKMVRLKEELDLIHFYLEIHCMLRDDFEFHIEVEPQMEDLEVPRLIVQPLVENVILHSFKNHSDYGMIHIRVWREEGMNHVSVEDTGTGIDYLVIESIRMKIQSTNEEIESGLKNVHQRLRLMYGSDSGVLLSQSKLGGLCVELCWSSREGES; translated from the coding sequence ATGAGTAGATTCAGCATATTCACAAAACTAATAGCCACTTTGTTGATTTTACTTATCCCGATCCTGCTCCTGTTTGCGGTGTCGAATCGAACAAGCAAGGATGTACTGACGGAGGAAATTATTAAGGTAAAGCAATATCAGATTGAAACGTTCGCTAATCAGTTGGATCAGTTGTTTTTTCGGCTGGATACCTATAAGAAAATGCTGTACGAAAGTACGGATGTACGAAATTTGGCATACCCTGATTTGCTTGATGATGTTCTGGATAAATACAGAACCAACCGAACTGTCTCTGAAGAAATAAACCGTCTTGCCGGTTATGGTGACTGGAAAGCAGTGATCGCAGTTCTGTATCCTCGTACCGGAATTGTCATCAAAAGCAACTCCAGCTTAAATGCACTACCAAAAGTGCTTCCCGCGCAGGATACATTTTGGCAATACTATTCCGATTCTAATGAGGATTATTTCCTGGGGATATTGTCTTATCCCGAAAAATCAGCGGAGTCAGGCGAGGCGCATATGCGAGTCGTGCTTAAATTTGGTGTAGCCGAATTGCGGAGAGCTCTATCTGAATTTAAAACGAATGGTTCAGGAGATCCGTTCCTGTACCATCCAGGTATGGACCCTATTTATAATTACTCCGTAAATGTTAATCAAATTGATGAATTTCTTCCCCGGCTTGGAGAGATCGACCACTCGTTGGAAAGCGGATACATGCTGCTAAAATCCGATAAGACGAGGTTTCAGGTTCACTATCAAAAACTGGAATCATTAGGTTGGTATCTTGTTGATTATGTACCTATCAGTAATATTATGGCACCTATCAGCCGAAATCAGACTATGTTTTATGTGATAAGCGGTATGCTTCTGTTTATGGGGGCGTATCTTGCTTTTGTGATGTACAGGAATATTCAAATCCCCTTCCGGAAACTGTTCAAGAACATGAACTTGATCGAAAAAGGCATCTATTCCGTAAGAATGGTGGACAAACCTGAAGGGGAATACCGTTTATTGTATGAAAAATTCAACTCCATGGCCTCTAAAATAGAGGAACTGATCGAGGATGTGTATAAAGAGCAACTCCGGTCAAAGGATGCGACGCTAAAACAGCTGCAATCGCAGATCAATCCGCACTTTTTGTACAATACCCTTGCTTATATCAAAAGTATGATTGAGCTCAATGAAGACCAGGCTGCGGTTTCGATGACCATGAATTTGAGCAAGTATTATCGTTACACGACTAAAACGGGGAATAAGATGGTACGGCTGAAAGAAGAGCTGGATTTGATCCATTTTTATCTGGAAATACATTGTATGTTGAGAGATGATTTTGAATTTCATATTGAGGTTGAGCCGCAGATGGAAGACTTGGAAGTTCCGCGGTTAATTGTTCAGCCGCTTGTCGAAAATGTAATCCTTCATTCGTTCAAGAATCATTCCGACTATGGAATGATTCATATCCGTGTGTGGAGAGAGGAAGGTATGAATCATGTATCCGTTGAGGATACGGGCACAGGAATTGATTATTTAGTGATCGAATCTATCAGAATGAAGATTCAGTCCACTAACGAAGAAATAGAATCCGGACTCAAAAATGTTCATCAACGTCTGCGTTTGATGTATGGCAGTGACTCAGGCGTGCTGCTTAGTCAATCGAAGCTGGGTGGACTTTGCGTAGAATTATGTTGGAGCAGCAGGGAAGGTGAGTCTTGA
- a CDS encoding S-layer homology domain-containing protein, translating to MNPLSVQYTRKASFKVLLIVFLLLSTCFGNAAGTVNADPEQARVPSNPYPSPEVDSALTKHDLTYAPSPLDNPLKGFAPFYPWETETSFPHSLEWYYVPLKAVMNGPDSYTFEAGLEPALNAIAARGNQAAIRVYLEYPGKEDAIPDFIHDSGIAMRHNDTFDQDEPDYDDPAMVTYLTNFIRAFGAKYDGDPRIGFIHMGLVGLWGEWHTYPYDEDDADGLPNYMPSAETMGTIFNTYDSAFNQTKLEVRYPGLPGASEFNIGYHDDSFGYKEGDPLQSVTQPESMGGTYYSFLTKMLEAGSENKWITQSVGGEVRPEIQNSFFSGGTNVDNAMDDIELTHATWMINQGGISNYNANDPAVAAGVRKMGYDLNVTSAYYNNVAQGAPLKVGVAIQNNGVAPFAYPWKVELGVKNLSGKLIKEWDTTWDMTKVMPVQIRTYPEWNLAGDPQYIPFGESYYFDTSIAAPELNDGYYYLVMKVVNPLEAISNKAKKVRFSNTDQDTEGWLNLGPVLIGESHSTTPPTSPPLPPKRLLVDDYDGTRAWSGSTQNDLNQWTGSSGFANGNGAGVIEDGALVLQYKNMSRLETNIGRNLSDTGKLVIRVKGAVGGEENQVSVSIGGVTKTLGQFSGDTITTSYKDIVIDLPAQGVDLSQTIWSVAIAQATWDTTGTIYIDEIYFTDKYDSDDDPGTGPGTDPGTNPGNGTETPGLIENFEAYADNAALGQAWTEAWSDKSGSVTRALGQASGSKGLKLSVAIPDSEWSNIIHAIPAELRDWSTYDGLSFWVDNTTTDNKNFSLNVALQTPVASGEFGLKDGGVALTMATDGSWHSASFNGGSLNVPAGFKGVVRIPWDQFLQSAWQCDGVQADCAAVLDPSEVTGLQFGYPPAGYVHNVITIDDIMLYRADKVLEDFESYTDDAALQSVWRIDWESGEPSTLRSLDKVYYSNGNQAMKFSVAPPPGKAASDWVNIKRAAFTGTDSNWSAFDGLTFWVNHTSSSNKIMDLNISLVTDAPKGEFSLKAGGVVKFYNAVEGWKSTTLGGGSLSIPPGYTGMVRIPWSAFAQSEWQGCDACDAAFDASKVLQIQFGFAPSNQADNVLSIDQIGLYALAGRTGGSGEGPENPPVDHPSQPDWATSAGTHALEYAQTPVANPLKGFLPFYDASEEAYFKVGDDWRDRPTQLPYSLEFFYLPLSKLMNNLDDFDWSELDKRLAAVASRGNQSVFRVYLDYPNKPSGIPQFLLDEGLKTYAYDEFDNGKDATSLAPDYNDERLLGALDNFISALGERYDGDPRIGSVMIGLIGFWGEWHTYPYDGNLKSPNLMPTDANLKRVLTAMDNAFDQTQLVLRYPMDNSTLKTRNFDVGYHDDSFAFQTLPPSLGGQGWHFWGRVNDAGATEFWKNNTMGGEMRPEIQVKMWNNDPPKYNEPSTPIEGAQGEDYYTSLGLTHASWLIAQGIFQTPLDAAPLARATEGSRRMGYEYYVPTAYLDASDGKLKVGVELENKGVAPFYYNWKVELAAKSGNDIIKIWKPDWDLKDILPNTNGFDNNKLFVSADNPQLSNGSYEILLRYVNPLEEINADAKTFHFANTEMDESGWLSLGSVEVTNSAAQTSVRVTGLKGNTPEQLQLAPGASKQIDVSVVPAEAGNSRVAWSSADLKVAYVSAAGLLTAVGVGQTVITAKSSDGNLPKSFTVIVTTEPNPPTGGTPTPTPTPTATPTPTPTPIVTPTSAPVSTTPVPATPAPVIQNNGINLELAETTLKRTTNKDGVSETIAAVDVKKLQDAFLALQNNPTAAKSGSVIIKLKSDGGSVKVNIPSSAFAGVVDELSEVSVVIQTDSGSYKVPIKVLDVAALAAKLGVSPADMTISIVIDRVAGSRAELLSEQAGKEGLTLLTPAFDYRILAQANGLSIELDSFGSTYIERTLILPGSVDPQQTTALLFNPDTAALSFVPALLLHNGGTTEAVIKRNGNSIYVVASGTKTFTDLHGHWAQSDIELMASKRIINGVAVNSFLPDNLVTRAEFAAILVRSLGLSSIGKVAAFKDVSTGDWYAGAIAASAEAGIIEGFSDGSFRPGEEITREQMAVMLSRALDYVDKSVPASDGNDTILGKYTDKDSVSSWAKHPVAELLTAQIIQGKSTTIIDPAAHASRAEAAVMIKRLLQYVQFMN from the coding sequence ATGAATCCATTATCCGTACAATATACTAGGAAGGCATCATTTAAAGTATTGCTCATCGTATTTTTGTTACTGAGTACGTGCTTTGGGAATGCTGCAGGCACAGTCAATGCGGACCCGGAGCAGGCGCGTGTACCCTCAAATCCATATCCAAGCCCTGAAGTGGATAGTGCACTAACCAAGCATGATTTGACGTATGCTCCAAGTCCGCTTGACAATCCGCTCAAGGGGTTCGCACCTTTCTATCCTTGGGAAACGGAGACCTCATTCCCCCACAGCCTGGAATGGTATTATGTCCCGCTGAAAGCAGTGATGAACGGTCCTGACTCCTATACATTTGAAGCTGGTCTGGAACCGGCATTGAATGCAATTGCGGCAAGAGGGAATCAGGCAGCGATCAGAGTGTATCTTGAATATCCGGGAAAAGAGGATGCCATCCCGGATTTTATTCATGACAGCGGCATTGCCATGCGGCATAACGATACGTTTGACCAAGACGAGCCTGATTACGATGACCCGGCTATGGTAACTTATTTGACGAACTTTATTCGAGCCTTCGGCGCAAAGTATGACGGAGATCCGCGTATCGGATTTATTCATATGGGCCTCGTTGGACTATGGGGAGAGTGGCATACTTACCCTTATGATGAGGATGATGCGGACGGTTTGCCGAACTATATGCCTAGTGCTGAAACTATGGGAACCATTTTCAATACCTATGATTCAGCTTTCAATCAAACTAAGCTTGAGGTTCGGTATCCCGGCTTGCCGGGCGCATCGGAGTTCAATATCGGGTACCATGATGACTCTTTCGGGTATAAGGAAGGTGATCCGCTGCAGAGTGTAACCCAGCCGGAGAGTATGGGCGGAACCTATTACTCGTTTTTGACCAAAATGCTGGAGGCTGGTTCGGAAAATAAATGGATCACGCAATCTGTTGGCGGAGAAGTACGTCCGGAAATTCAGAACAGCTTCTTCAGTGGCGGCACTAATGTGGATAATGCAATGGATGATATTGAACTGACTCATGCAACGTGGATGATTAACCAGGGCGGTATCAGCAACTATAATGCCAATGATCCGGCCGTAGCCGCAGGCGTGAGAAAGATGGGCTACGATCTAAATGTGACGAGCGCCTATTATAATAATGTTGCCCAAGGTGCTCCGCTTAAGGTCGGAGTAGCCATTCAGAATAATGGCGTTGCTCCCTTCGCATATCCTTGGAAAGTAGAACTGGGAGTAAAGAATTTATCAGGGAAGCTTATTAAAGAGTGGGATACAACCTGGGATATGACAAAGGTTATGCCTGTGCAAATTAGAACGTATCCCGAGTGGAATCTTGCTGGTGATCCGCAGTACATCCCATTCGGTGAATCCTATTATTTCGATACCTCTATTGCCGCTCCGGAATTAAATGACGGCTATTATTACTTAGTGATGAAGGTCGTGAATCCGTTAGAAGCTATTAGCAATAAGGCGAAGAAGGTGAGATTTTCGAATACGGATCAAGACACAGAAGGGTGGCTCAATTTGGGACCCGTGCTGATCGGGGAGAGTCATTCAACAACACCTCCAACTTCACCCCCTCTGCCGCCAAAACGTCTGCTTGTGGATGATTATGATGGTACTAGGGCGTGGTCCGGAAGTACCCAAAATGATCTGAATCAATGGACCGGTTCAAGCGGTTTCGCCAACGGGAACGGTGCAGGTGTTATCGAAGATGGCGCACTGGTCCTGCAGTATAAGAATATGTCACGGCTAGAAACCAACATCGGCCGGAATCTTTCAGATACGGGGAAGCTGGTCATCCGGGTGAAAGGAGCCGTTGGCGGAGAGGAGAATCAGGTTAGTGTCAGTATTGGCGGCGTAACGAAGACACTCGGCCAATTCAGTGGAGATACGATAACAACCAGCTATAAAGATATCGTTATCGACTTGCCTGCCCAGGGAGTGGATTTATCGCAGACGATCTGGAGTGTAGCGATAGCACAAGCTACTTGGGATACTACAGGTACCATATATATTGATGAAATCTACTTCACTGATAAGTATGACTCAGATGATGATCCCGGTACTGGACCTGGAACTGACCCTGGTACTAATCCGGGTAATGGTACAGAAACACCAGGGCTGATTGAGAACTTCGAAGCTTATGCGGATAATGCTGCTCTTGGGCAAGCGTGGACAGAAGCGTGGAGCGATAAGTCAGGCTCGGTTACACGGGCGCTGGGCCAAGCGAGCGGAAGCAAGGGTCTCAAGCTTTCGGTCGCAATCCCGGATTCGGAGTGGTCGAATATTATTCATGCTATCCCTGCGGAGCTAAGAGACTGGTCCACTTATGACGGATTAAGCTTCTGGGTAGACAATACAACAACCGATAACAAGAATTTCAGCTTAAATGTTGCGCTGCAGACTCCTGTAGCGAGTGGAGAGTTCGGGCTGAAAGATGGCGGGGTAGCCTTGACGATGGCTACGGATGGAAGCTGGCATTCTGCGTCATTTAATGGAGGCTCGCTTAATGTTCCGGCAGGCTTCAAAGGCGTTGTAAGAATTCCTTGGGATCAATTCTTACAATCCGCTTGGCAGTGCGATGGTGTTCAGGCCGATTGCGCCGCTGTATTGGACCCTAGCGAAGTAACCGGGCTTCAGTTCGGATATCCGCCAGCAGGATATGTTCATAACGTGATCACGATTGATGACATCATGCTCTATCGCGCAGATAAAGTATTGGAGGATTTCGAATCGTACACAGACGATGCCGCTCTGCAGAGTGTTTGGAGAATAGACTGGGAATCAGGAGAACCGTCTACACTCCGCTCGCTTGATAAGGTTTATTATTCGAATGGCAATCAGGCGATGAAATTCTCTGTTGCACCTCCTCCGGGCAAAGCAGCATCCGATTGGGTCAATATCAAACGCGCAGCGTTTACCGGAACAGATTCGAATTGGTCGGCCTTTGATGGACTCACCTTCTGGGTCAACCATACATCATCAAGCAATAAAATTATGGATTTGAATATCTCACTTGTAACCGATGCGCCTAAAGGTGAGTTCTCTTTAAAGGCTGGGGGTGTTGTCAAGTTCTACAATGCAGTAGAAGGCTGGAAGTCAACCACTCTTGGTGGAGGTTCCCTGTCGATCCCACCAGGCTACACAGGAATGGTGAGAATTCCTTGGAGCGCGTTCGCCCAATCCGAGTGGCAGGGCTGCGATGCCTGTGATGCTGCATTCGACGCGAGCAAAGTGCTGCAAATTCAGTTTGGCTTCGCTCCTAGCAATCAGGCTGATAATGTCCTCAGCATCGACCAGATTGGATTATATGCATTAGCGGGCAGAACAGGTGGATCTGGAGAAGGGCCGGAGAATCCTCCAGTTGACCATCCAAGCCAGCCAGACTGGGCAACATCGGCTGGAACCCATGCCTTGGAGTATGCGCAGACACCTGTTGCTAACCCGCTCAAGGGGTTTCTGCCATTCTACGATGCTTCGGAGGAGGCTTATTTCAAAGTAGGCGATGATTGGAGAGATCGCCCTACACAGCTGCCTTACAGCCTGGAGTTCTTCTACTTGCCGCTCAGCAAGCTGATGAACAATCTGGACGACTTTGATTGGTCTGAGCTGGATAAACGGCTTGCAGCGGTCGCCTCCAGAGGCAATCAGTCCGTATTCAGGGTGTACCTGGACTACCCGAACAAACCTTCAGGCATACCGCAATTCCTGCTGGACGAAGGGCTGAAGACTTATGCTTATGATGAATTCGACAATGGTAAAGATGCCACAAGCTTAGCGCCTGACTATAATGATGAGCGTTTACTGGGTGCTTTGGATAATTTCATCAGCGCGCTTGGAGAACGTTATGACGGCGACCCGCGAATCGGATCGGTGATGATCGGATTAATCGGCTTCTGGGGCGAATGGCATACGTATCCGTATGACGGGAATCTGAAATCGCCTAACCTGATGCCAACCGATGCTAACCTGAAGCGTGTTCTTACCGCTATGGACAACGCCTTCGACCAAACGCAGCTCGTTCTAAGATATCCAATGGACAACAGCACGCTTAAGACCAGAAATTTCGATGTCGGTTATCATGATGATTCTTTTGCCTTCCAGACACTCCCGCCAAGTCTGGGCGGACAGGGCTGGCATTTCTGGGGCAGAGTCAATGACGCAGGAGCCACTGAGTTCTGGAAGAATAACACCATGGGCGGCGAGATGAGACCGGAAATTCAAGTGAAGATGTGGAATAATGATCCGCCTAAATATAATGAGCCGTCGACTCCGATCGAAGGGGCGCAGGGAGAGGATTATTACACCAGTCTGGGCTTGACCCATGCATCCTGGCTGATTGCACAGGGGATTTTCCAGACTCCGCTGGATGCTGCGCCTTTGGCGAGAGCTACTGAAGGTTCACGCAGGATGGGATATGAATATTATGTGCCCACCGCTTATCTGGACGCTTCAGATGGAAAGTTGAAGGTGGGAGTAGAGCTTGAGAACAAAGGAGTAGCACCATTTTACTACAACTGGAAGGTCGAGCTTGCGGCCAAATCAGGAAATGACATCATTAAAATTTGGAAGCCGGATTGGGATCTGAAAGACATTCTTCCGAATACGAATGGATTTGATAACAACAAGCTGTTTGTATCAGCTGATAATCCGCAATTAAGTAATGGAAGCTATGAAATATTGCTGCGCTATGTGAATCCACTTGAGGAAATTAATGCTGATGCCAAAACATTCCACTTCGCAAATACTGAGATGGATGAAAGCGGCTGGCTGAGTCTGGGTAGCGTAGAGGTGACGAATAGTGCCGCCCAGACCTCAGTAAGGGTTACAGGCTTAAAGGGGAATACGCCGGAGCAGTTGCAATTGGCTCCAGGTGCAAGTAAGCAGATAGATGTTAGTGTAGTTCCGGCAGAAGCCGGCAATTCAAGGGTAGCATGGTCATCAGCAGACCTTAAGGTTGCTTATGTATCCGCCGCAGGCCTGCTCACGGCAGTGGGTGTCGGCCAAACTGTTATTACGGCGAAGTCTTCCGATGGCAATTTGCCAAAGAGCTTTACTGTGATTGTGACAACTGAACCGAACCCGCCCACCGGTGGCACACCAACGCCAACACCAACACCAACAGCAACACCAACACCAACACCAACACCGATAGTAACACCAACATCAGCACCTGTATCTACAACGCCAGTTCCTGCAACACCAGCACCTGTAATCCAGAATAATGGAATCAATCTGGAGCTGGCTGAGACAACACTTAAGCGGACAACGAATAAGGATGGGGTAAGCGAAACGATAGCAGCTGTTGATGTGAAGAAGCTGCAGGATGCTTTTCTAGCCCTTCAGAACAATCCGACTGCAGCCAAATCAGGTTCAGTAATCATTAAACTGAAGAGTGACGGCGGAAGTGTGAAGGTTAATATTCCATCCTCTGCGTTTGCAGGTGTGGTGGATGAATTGTCGGAAGTGTCCGTTGTGATTCAGACGGATTCTGGAAGCTACAAGGTTCCGATCAAAGTTCTAGACGTAGCGGCGTTAGCGGCGAAGCTTGGCGTAAGCCCGGCAGATATGACCATAAGTATAGTTATAGACCGGGTTGCAGGCAGCAGGGCAGAGCTATTGTCTGAGCAGGCGGGCAAAGAAGGTCTGACCTTGCTTACTCCAGCTTTCGATTACAGAATCTTAGCGCAAGCAAACGGTCTGTCGATTGAGCTGGACAGCTTCGGCAGTACCTATATCGAACGAACCCTTATTCTTCCGGGATCAGTCGATCCGCAGCAAACCACTGCACTCCTGTTCAACCCAGATACAGCGGCATTAAGCTTTGTTCCGGCCCTGCTGCTTCATAATGGCGGAACTACCGAAGCTGTAATCAAACGGAACGGAAACAGTATTTATGTAGTAGCTTCGGGTACTAAGACATTCACCGATCTTCATGGGCACTGGGCACAATCGGACATCGAGCTCATGGCCTCCAAGCGGATTATAAACGGTGTTGCAGTTAACAGCTTTTTACCAGACAATCTGGTAACCCGCGCAGAGTTTGCGGCCATTCTCGTTCGTTCCTTGGGACTTAGTTCTATAGGTAAGGTAGCCGCCTTTAAGGACGTATCTACAGGAGACTGGTATGCGGGGGCAATTGCAGCCTCGGCTGAGGCAGGGATCATTGAAGGCTTCAGTGATGGTTCATTTAGACCGGGTGAAGAAATCACCCGTGAACAAATGGCTGTTATGCTGTCTAGAGCGCTGGATTATGTGGATAAATCCGTCCCGGCAAGTGATGGGAATGACACTATTCTCGGGAAATATACGGATAAAGATTCTGTCAGTTCTTGGGCAAAACATCCGGTAGCCGAACTGCTTACTGCACAAATCATCCAGGGGAAATCTACAACGATAATCGATCCAGCTGCCCATGCAAGCCGGGCTGAAGCTGCTGTCATGATCAAACGGCTGCTGCAGTACGTCCAATTTATGAACTAA
- a CDS encoding carbohydrate ABC transporter permease, with protein MISAIAMLVPFIWMVLTSLKTTTEATQIPIRYFPEAPSLRGYIEAIKQSAFPHYYLNTIFTALMKTVFPVIFSSMAAYAFARIRFPGSSFLFALIISVMMVPNPVFYTPQYMMMSDLGLVNTVTALWITSLISPFATFLLRQFFLTISKELEEAAVLDGCNPFQIYWHIMLPLVKSALVAIVIIQLQWAWNELQWPLIINSSPEKMTLSSGIATLVSMFGTDYPVLMAGAFMAVVPMIVLFFIFQKQFIEGIAFSAHKG; from the coding sequence ATGATTAGCGCTATTGCTATGCTCGTTCCATTTATATGGATGGTGCTAACTTCGCTAAAGACAACGACGGAAGCCACGCAAATTCCGATCCGTTATTTTCCGGAGGCCCCCAGCTTAAGAGGATATATAGAGGCGATCAAGCAATCGGCATTTCCGCATTATTACTTAAATACAATTTTTACGGCATTAATGAAAACCGTGTTTCCAGTTATATTTAGTTCGATGGCAGCGTATGCCTTTGCACGGATTAGATTTCCAGGAAGCTCATTTCTTTTTGCATTGATTATATCGGTCATGATGGTACCTAATCCTGTTTTTTATACGCCGCAATATATGATGATGAGTGACTTGGGCTTGGTCAATACGGTTACTGCCCTCTGGATTACTTCGCTGATCAGTCCTTTCGCTACTTTTCTTTTAAGGCAATTTTTCCTGACTATTTCTAAGGAATTGGAAGAAGCGGCAGTATTGGACGGCTGCAATCCATTTCAAATTTATTGGCATATCATGCTTCCTTTAGTTAAGTCGGCTTTAGTTGCGATTGTTATTATTCAATTGCAGTGGGCATGGAATGAACTGCAGTGGCCACTTATCATTAACAGCTCACCTGAGAAGATGACTTTGTCATCAGGTATTGCGACGCTAGTCTCTATGTTCGGAACGGATTACCCAGTATTGATGGCAGGCGCCTTTATGGCGGTAGTTCCGATGATCGTCCTCTTCTTTATTTTTCAAAAGCAGTTTATCGAAGGAATTGCATTCAGTGCGCACAAAGGATAA